Proteins co-encoded in one Cinclus cinclus chromosome Z, bCinCin1.1, whole genome shotgun sequence genomic window:
- the MARVELD2 gene encoding MARVEL domain-containing protein 2, with protein sequence MSRSSQGGRPGRSPLPRGASPGSATAPPPPPPLPLQPPFGPGGASPGPSGPAELKPVRRFIPDSWKNFFKGRRHPGSSWDSTASDIRYISDGVECSPPASPAPLQPGTKAVPGSYTDPFGGSGGSYNSRKEAEAMLPSGDPLGSLERRAGTGQTYSERVEEYNQRYAYMKSWAGLLRILGVAELLLGAAVFACVTAYVHKDNEWYNMFGYSQPYGYGAGSAYGGYSYSGPKTPFILVVAGMAWIVTIVLLVLGMSMYYRTILLDSNWWPLTEFGINVVLFFLYMSAAIVYVNDTNRGGLCYYQLFKTPINAAFCRVEGGQTAAIIFLFVTVIMYLISAVVSLKLWRHEGARRHRELMEQEMKTQSSFPEKKYEGDDRPREEISYRQLKSLERKPELLNGHIPAGHIPKPIVMPDYLAKYPVIQTNEMRDRYKAVFNDQFAEYKELSMEVHGILKKFDELDALLKQLPHHPESIYEQERISKVLQEYKKKKNDPAFLEKKERCEYLKNKLSHIKQRIQDYDKVMNWNVET encoded by the exons ATGTCGCGGAGCTCGCAGGGCGGGAGGCCCGGCAGGTCCCCGCTGCCCCGCGGGGCCAGCCCCGGCTCCGCcaccgccccgccgccgccgcccccgctgcccctgcagccccccttCGGCCCCGGCGGGGCCAGCCCGGGCCCCAGCGGGCCGGCAGAGCTGAAGCCGGTTCGGCGGTTCATTCCGGACTCGTGGAAGAACTTCTTCAAAGGGAGACGCCACCCCGGCTCCAGCTGGGATAGCACGGCTTCCGACATCAGGTACATCTCGGACGGGGTCGAGTGCTCGCCGCCTGCCTCTCCCGCCCCGCTGCAGCCCGGGACCAAGGCGGTGCCTGGCTCCTACACGGATCCATTCGGGGGATCGGGCGGGAGCTACAACTCTCGGAAGGAGGCCGAGGCCATGCTGCCCTCCGGAGACCCCTTGGGCTCGCTGGAGCGGCGCGCCGGCACTGGGCAGACGTACAGCGAGCGGGTGGAGGAGTACAACCAGCGGTACGCCTACATGAagtcctgggcagggctgctcaggaTCCTCGGCGTGGCCGAGCTGCTGCTGGGCGCCGCCGTCTTCGCCTGTGTCACCGCCTACGTACACAAGGACAACGAGTGGTACAACATGTTCGGGTACTCTCAGCCCTACGGATACGGGGCGGGCAGCGCCTATGGGGGATACTCCTACAGCGGGCCAAAAACGCCTTTCATCCTGGTAGTGGCGGGAATGGCGTGGATCGTCACCATAGTGCTGCTCGTGCTGGGCATGTCCATGTACTACCGAACTATCCTCCTCGATTCCAACTGGTGGCCTCTGACCGAATTTGGGATCAATGTGGTCTTGTTCTTCCTGTATATGTCGGCTGCCATAGTGTACGTAAACGATACCAACCGAGGTGGACTCTGCTATTACCAGTTGTTCAAGACGCCGATAAATGCGGCTTTTTGCCGAGTGGAGGGCGGTCAGACTGCAGCGATCATCTTCTTGTTTGTCACGGTGATCATGTATCTAATTAGCGCGGTGGTTTCCCTGAAGCTGTGGAGGCACGAAGGGGCCAGGAGGCACAGGGAATTAATGGAACAGGAG atgAAAACACAATCctcttttccagaaaagaaG TATGAAGGTGATGACAGACCAAGGGAAGAAATCAGTTACAGGCAGCTCAAATcactggaaagaaaaccagagcTACTTAATGGTCATATACCTGCAGGCCACATTCCTAAACCTATAGTGATGCCAGACTATTTAGC gaaatACCCTGTAATTCAAACAAATGAAATGAGAGACCGGTATAAAGCAGTATTCAATGATCAGTTTGCTGAGTATAAAGAACTGTCTATGGAAGTTCATGGTATATTAAAAAAGTTTGATGAGCTGGATGCATTGCTGAAACAGCTTCCACACCATCCTGAAAGCATATAT GAACAGGAAAGGATATCAAAAGTTCTGCAAGAatacaagaagaagaaaaat GATCCTGCATTTCTGGAGAAGAAGGAGCGTTGTGAATATCTGAAGAATAAGCTTTCTCACATAAAACAACGAATTCAGGACTATGATAAAGTTATGAATTGGAATGTAGAAACTTAG